In Longimicrobium sp., the genomic stretch CGCCGCCGCGAGCGCCTCGCGCCCGGCGTTGACCCCCGCGGGAAACCACAGCTTGCGCCGCCCCAGGTCGCCCGCGGCCGTGCCGGCCCAGGCGGCCACCACCGCCGCGGCCGGCTGCCCCAGCAGCGTCAGCGCGCCCACCGGCACCACCGTCATGGTGACGTAGGCGAACTTGGAAAGCGGCACCGCGCCCTGGCGCAGCGCCGCGACGGACACGATCCCCGCGAGCGCCGCCCACAGCGGCGCTGACCCGGAGCCCCCGACCAGGGCGACGGCGGCCACCAGCGCGGCGCCGCCGCCCAGCGCCAGGAGCACGCGGGCGTACATGGCGAGCACCCGCCCCGCGCGGAGAGCGGCCTGTGCGGGAGCGTTCACGCGGCGCGCGCTCCGTCGACCGCCTTGCGCAGCGCCCGCACGAAGGCGAGGCCCTCGTCCACCCCGCCCGTCCGCAGCGTTTCCACCAGCGCGCTCCCCACCACCACCCCGTCGGCCACGCGCGCCACGGTGGCCGCCTGCTCGGGGGTGCTGATGCCGAAGCCCACGGCCACGGGCACCG encodes the following:
- a CDS encoding tryptophan synthase subunit alpha, which translates into the protein VPVAVGFGISTPEQAATVARVADGVVVGSALVETLRTGGVDEGLAFVRALRKAVDGARAA